The Coprococcus phoceensis genomic sequence TTGCAAGGCGGCGTGATTCGGAATCATTGCAGCCAAAAATAGAATCTTTTATAAAACCGTACTTTTCGGTGAGGGTAGGGTCTACCCAATCTCCCTGTGCCGGAGCTCGCAGTTCCTTGTCTCTATACAAATCAAAATAGGTTTGTGGCGGATCGAAAGGCTGGTGAGGACGGACAAAAGAAGTCATTAAAAAAAATGGTCTTGTTCTGTCGCGGGTTTGCAAAAAACGGATGCTTTCGTCTGCTGTCCAGTTGGTGGGATGCAATTTTTCGTCATAGATCCAAGGATGCACAATCCAGGAGTTACATTCCGGCCCAGTTGAGGTAATGTCAGCATGTTGTCCGAGCTTGTCTTTTAAGTAATAGAGATAGTCGTCTGTAACCTCTTGATGCTGATGATGCGGAATGTTTTGACTGCGATAATGCCCGAGATATCCATCGTGGAGTTTGAGACCTTGAAAGCCGCAGTGCTTTCTTGCGGGGTGCACATGCATTTTTCCAATACATTCTGTCTGGTAACCGTTTGAGCTGAATTCCTCTGCCATCATATGTTCGTAATTCCAGTCGATTCCATCCTCATAACCGACGCGACCGTGCCCTTCCTGACTCTTCCCGGTAAACAGTGCCACTCTTGCCGGAATACAACTTGGACAGGATGAGTAGGCATTATCAAAAGAAACGCCCTGTGCAGCCAGACTGTCAAGGTAAGGAGTTTTTACATCTGGGTGTCCGGAGTACGATAAACAGTCCCCACGGAATTGATCGCACATAAGAAGTAAAATATTAGGTTGTGTCATAAAAGCATAAATCCTTTCTATAAATATAATAAAAATCTTCTTATTTAATATGATAAAAAGTTTTTGTCGGAAAAGCAATCTTTTTGAGTAATTAATCTAAAAATATGGATGGAAAAGCAATATATATAAAATATAGAGCAAAATTCGTATAGAAAAAATGACGGTAGTGGTGTAAGATAAATATCAAGAAATAAACAGAATGAACAATTAAGGAGGAAATTGTTATGAAAATGAAAAAAGTTGTAGCTATGTTACTTTCAGTGGCTATGGTTGCATCTATGGCAGTTGGTTGCGGAAGCAAAGACGATAGTAAAGATGCAAATGAAGATGGAAAAAAAGTATTAAAGTTTGCTGCTTTTGAAGGTGGTAACGGTACTGAAATTTGGGAAAATATTGAAAAGGCTTTTGAAGAATCTCACGAAGATGTAGACGTTCAGTTAGAGTTATCTTCTGAATTGGACAAGGATCTTACAAAAGATTTCCAGAATGGAGATATTCCGGACGTTGTATACTACAACTTAGGACAAAAAAGCGGTTTCACAGAGACGATGTTAAAAGAGCATGCAATCGCAGATATTTCAGATGTGTTTGATGATGAACTGAAATCCAAGTTGGTTGGTGGCATTACAGAAAATGCTGCAGCTCAGCCATATGGTGACGGAAAAGTTTATCTTGCACCGATTATCTATACACCAACAGGATTATGGTACAACAAAGACATGTTTGGTGAAGGAAAATACACACTTCCAACAACATGGGATGAGTTCTTTGCACTTGGTGAACAGGCAAAAGAAGATGGAATTGCATTATTTACATATCCACAACCAGGTTATTTTGATGCAACAATGTATCAGATGTTAGCTCAGGCTGGTGGAATGGAATTCTACAACAAAGCTGTTAACTATGATGCAAACACATGGACATCAGCAGAAGGAAAACAAGTTATTGATACAATTGCTAAATTGGCTTCACCAGAATATTTATGGTCAGATACAGTTGCAAATGCAAATGCTGACGGTGGATTCAAAATTAATCAGCAGGCAGTAATTGATAATAAGGCATTATTTATGCCAAACGGTAACTGGGTGATTGGAGAGATGGCAAACTCTACTCCGGAAGGATTTAACTGGGGAATGATGGCACCGCCGAAATTTACAGCTGATCAGGAGAATTATATCTACACATTTACAGAGCAAATGTGGGTACCGGCTGAAGCTCCTAACATGGAATTAGCAAAAGAATTTATCAAATTCATGTACTCAGATGAAGTAGTAGATCTTATGTTAGCTAACAAAGTTGAGAATAAAGAAACAGGCGAAAAAGTCGCAACACCGATTGTGTCACCAGTTCTTGGGGCATCTGACAAATTGGAGGATGGTGTTGTTAAAGATACATACACATTAGCATCTTCAGAAGGATATAATGCAGTAGCTGGTACTTGGGCAACAACAAAAGCTATCGATGGCTTTGATATGAAAGGGACAGTATACGGAGCAATTGATGCACTTAACACTGGTGACTTAACAGCAGACGCTTATCAACAACAATTGATTGATGCATGGACAAAATGCTTAGAGAATCTTCAATAATTAAGATAAGACTCAAAGTAAATTTTGAATGTTTATTAAAAGCGGTGAGTTCCAATAACTCACCGCTTTTCTAGGAGAAAGAGGAAGATATATGAACAGAAAAAGCGCAGAAAGAAAATTTATTTTTATTTGTCTTGCTCCAGCAGTTATTTTAGTATCTCTGTTTATTTTTATCCCTACAGTCAATGTATTTAGAATGTCATTGTATCGTATGGGAGGTATTACAAATAAACAAACATTTATTGGATTTGAGAACTTTAAGACATTAATGGGAGACAAGAACTTCTTACAGGCGATGCAGAACTCTATTTTGATTATTGTTCTTGTGACAATCTGCACAATTGTGCTTGCAATTTTATTTGCAACATTATTACAGAGAGGAAACTTTAAGGGAAACAACTTTTTTAGAATTATTTTTTACATTCCTAATATTTTAAGTATAGTTGTTATTGCTGGTATTTTTGGAGCGATTTATAATCCGACTACTGGTTTGTTAAACACATTTTTGAGAGCAATCGGGTTAGATGCCTTGGCGAGAAACTGGATGTCCGAATCTAACATTGTAATCTATTCGGTAATTTTTGCGTTGGTATGGCAGGCAATCGGTTATTATATGGTTATGTATATGGCAAGTATGGCTGCAATTCCACCGGATTATTATGAGGCGGCATCGCTTGATGGTGCAACAGAACTTCAGATGTTCTCTAAGATTACATTCCCGTTGATTTGGAGCAATATCCGTACAACACTTACATTCTACATTATCAGTACAATCAACTTGAGTTTCTTGTTTGTTCAGATTATGTCAGATGGTGGACCGAATGGAAAAACAGAAGTATTCTTGAACTATATGTATAAACAGGCATATGGAAATGGTGCATACGGATACGGAATGGCAATCGGTGTAGTAGTATTTATCTTCTCATTTGTATTATCAGGAATTGTGAATAAAATTACTGACCGTGAAGTATATGAATTTTAGGAAGGGAGAGCGAAAAGATGAAGAAAAAACCAGGAAAAATTATATCTAAAATATTAATCTATGTAGCTCTTTTTGCCTTGGCAGTTTCCATTATTGTGCCAGTTGCATGGGTATTTATGGCGAGTTTGAAAAAAAATGCAGAATTCATTGGTGGAGATGTAAATCCGTGGGCTTTGCCGAAGACGTTTCATTATCAGAACTTTATCACGGCATTCCAAGATGCAAACATGGGAACTTTCTTTTTGAATTCTGTAATTGTAACAGCAATTGCATTGTTACTGCTGTTGGTGCTTGCACTTCCGGCATCTTATGTACTTGCAAGATTTAATTTTAAAGGAAGAAAATTTTTAAACGGTGCATTTATGGCGGGACTTTTTGTAAACATCAACTACATTGTAGTGCCGATTTTCTTGATGTTAAGTTCTGCAAACAGAGCGTTGGGAGTAGAGTTCTTTTTGAATAACCGTTTTATTTTGGCAGTTATCTATGCGACAAGTGCCCTTCCATTTACGATTTATCTGTTGAGTGGCTACTTTAAGACACTTCCAAAAGGATTTGAGGAAGCCGCTTACATCGATGGATGTGGTCACTTTAAGACGATGACAAAGATTATGATTCCAATGGCAAAACCAAGTATTATTACAGTAATCTTGTTTAACTTCCTGTCATTCTGGAATGAATATATCATTGCTTACACATTGATGGATGGTAATGACACTCTTGCTATGGGACTTAAGAACCTGATGGCAGTAGAGAGAACAGCAACAAACTATGGTATCATGTATGCAGGTCTTGTAATCGTTATGTTGCCAACGTTGATTCTGTACATTTGTGTTCAGAAACGTTTGACAGAGGGTATGACTCTCGGTGGATTGAAAGGTTAGGAGGTAGATGAGATGAATAATGCAGTAAGAAACATTATTATGATTATCGTATTTGTTGTCTGCCTGGCTCTGATCATTATTGGACAAAGAAATATCTCAGTCTCAGGTCTTGTGATGGAACTTGTTGGACTTGTTGGGCTGCTGACTCTTTTGTTCGTATACAACCACAGATATAAATAGAGATTATGATAGAAAGACACCGGATTATGATTGTCCGGTGTCTTTTTGTAACTCTTCATTTTGTCGGTAGGCATTTGGCGACATGCCTGTCTCTTTTCGAAAAACCTGGGAAAAATAGGATTGGGAAGAAAAGCCGATGGAAGCTGCAATTTTGGAGATTGGATAATTGGTTGTAGCAAGTAAATGTTTGGCTTCAACAAGTCTTCGGTTAATCAAATAATTGATTGGAGACACTCCCTTATAGTTTTTAAATGCATGAACAAGATAATATTTGTTCAAATAAGTGAGATCACTCAGCGTCTGAAGTGTAATATCTTCCATAAAATGCTCATCAATATATTGTTCGACAAAACGACATTCTTTTGTAATCTTTTTTGTTGGTGTGAATGACAGCTGTTTCTTTGTTCTTCTAACCAATGTTAATACAAGCGCCTCCAATAAATTTTGGCAGACAGTTTCGAAATACTCTCCTTTATTTTGAATCTCCCGAAGAAGTGTCTTTAAGTAAAAAGAGAATTCTTCTTTATATTCATGAAAATTATGCAGACTGTAATCATAGGTGGTGTCAAGATTCCCATCTTTGAATTTCAGGCCGTTGATTCCAAGTGCGATATACTCAAGTGGTCTGCCTTTGCTGCCCAGCTCTGTATGAGAAACATTTGGGTTGATGATGACGAGGTCATCTTCTTTGACCGGAAATTTTTTATCCTCCACAAGAAAATAGCCACTGCCCTGAACGACATAGAATAATTCTGTAAAATGATGCGTATGGGCAATGCTGTGCCAGTCTGTATCATATCGAGCTTGAGTGATATATAGTAAACGGATATTCAGTTTTTCAAGTTCGGTCTCCTCAAGACCATAACGTCGATTGCTCATATAAATCTTCTCCCTTGTATTTTAGGCGTTTTTAATGATATTATATCTTATAGAATTCTAGAATGCAAAGAAAAAGTGTAAATAATACAAACATAGAGATTAATCAGATAAAGATTTTTAAAGACATTTGTACTAGAATAAAAGATAGAAAAGAAATTGGGGTTTGGAGGTCTTAATCATGAAAAAACCAGTATTAGTAATTATGGCAGCAGGAATGGGAAGCAGATATGGCGGATTAAAACAGATTGATCCGGTGGACGAGCAAGGTCATATCATTATGGATTTCTCAATCTATGATGCAAAAAAAGCGGGATTTGAAAAAGTAGTATTTATCATTAAAAAAGAAAATGAGGCTGATTTTAAAGAGGCTGTCGGAAAACGTATGGAAGAAGTAATGGAAGTGTCTTATGTATTCCAGGATTTACATAACTTGCCGGAAGGATATGAAGTGCCTGAAGGACGTGTGAAACCATGGGGAACAGCACATGCAGTATTCAGCTGTATCGATGAGATTGACGGACCTTTCGCAGTAATCAATGCAGATGATTACTATGGAAGAGATGCATTCCAGAAAATTTATGACTATCTGTCAACACACGAAGACGATGATAAATTCCGTTACACAATGGTAGGTTATCAATTAGAAAATACATTGACTGAGAACGGTCATGTGGCACGTGGTGTCTGCACGATGAATGAAGCCGGAGAACTTGTGAGCGTTGTGGAAAGAACACGCATCGAGAAAAAAGGAGACGGAGCGGCGTACACAGAAGATGAAGGAGAGACATGGACAGAACTTCCAAAAGGAAGCATTGTTTCTATGAATATGTGGGGATTCACAGCAAGCATCCTTCAGGAGATTAAGAACGGATTTACAGCATTTTTAGATGAAGGACTTAAGACAAATCCTTTGAAATGTGAATACTTCCTTCCGACAGTTGTAAGTAATCTGCTTGCAGAAGACCGTGCAACAGTGGCAGTTCTGACATCAGCAGACAAATGGTACGGAGTGACATATAAAGAAGATAAACCGGTTGTAGTGAATGCGATTAAAAATATGAAAGAATCAGGTTTGTATCCAGAGAACCTGTGGGGAGAAAAATAATGGGAAGAATTTCAGATAGACAAATAGATGAAGCAATTGCAAATTTTAGATTTGAAGGGACATTGATTGAACAAAGACCATATGGAAACGGACACATCAATGATACATTCCTTTTGACATTTGATATCGGGGAGATGGGAAGACTGCGCGTGATCTTACAGTGCATGAACAAATCCATTTTTACAAAACCGGTAGAACTTATGGAGAATGTTTTAGGAGTGACTTCTTATCTGCGCAAAAAGATTATCGAGAACGGTGGAGACCCGGAAAGAGAGACTTTGAACGTAATTCGCACTGTAGCAAACAGACCATATTTTGTGGATTCACAGGGAGATTACTGGAGAGCATATAAATTCATCGAAGGGGCAACAAGCTATGATCAGGTAGAGACACCGGAGGATTTCTATCAGAGCGCAGTTTCATTTGGTAATTTCCAAAGACTGCTTGCAGACTATCCGGCAGAGACACTTCACGAGACAATTGTAGGCTTCCATGATACAAAAGCAAGATTTGCTACATTCAAGAAAGCGGTAGAAGAAGATGTGTGCGGACGTGCAGCATCTGTACAGAAAGAAATCGATTTTGTACTTGCACATGAAGACGTTGCAAATGTATTCGGAGATATGCTTGCAAATGGAGAACTTCCACTTCGTGTTACTCACAATGACACAAAATTGAATAACATCATGATTGATGACAAGACAGGAAAAGGTATCTGTGTGATTGACTTAGACACTGTTATGCCAGGACTTGCAATGAATGACTTTGGTGATTCTATCCGTTTTGGTGCAAGCACAGCAGCAGAAGACGAGCAGGATCTTTCAAAAGTATCTTGTGATATGGAATTGTTTGATGTGTATGCAAAAGGTTTCATTGAAGGATGCGGCGGCAAATTGACACAGAAAGAAATTGAAATGATGCCGATGGGAGCAAAAGTAATGACATTTGAATGTGGTATGAGATTCCTTACTGACCACCTTCAGGGAGATACATACTTTAAGATCCACAGAGAGAACCATAACCTTGACAGATGTCGTACACAGTTTAAACTGGTGGAAGACATGGAAGCAAAATGGGATACAATGCAGGAAATTATTAAAAAATACAATTCATAACAGAAAAAATGTTTTGAAACAAAATAGTTGTATATATTAGAGTGAAGTATTATAATAAAGGGCGGGAGAAAAACTCTCGTCCTTGTTAACAAGATGATTAAAAGGAGGATACAATTATGACGATTTTAGTAACAGGTGGAGCAGGATATATCGGAAGCCATACATGTATTGAACTGATCAGTGCAGGATATGATGTGGTTGTAGTAGACAATTTATGTAATTCTTGTAAAGAAGCGTTAGACCGTGTGGAAAAGATTGTCGGAAAGACAATTAAGTTCTATGAAGCAGATATTCGTGATGCAGAAGCGATGAAAAATATCTTTGAGAAAGAAGATATTGATGCAGTAATTCATTTTGCAGGATTGAAATCAGTAGGTGAATCTGTAGCAAAGCCATTAGAATATTATGATAACAATATTGCAGGAACTTTGGTGCTTTGTGATGCGATGAGAAATGCAGGCGTGAAGAACATTATCTTCAGCTCTTCTGCAACAGTTTATGGAGATCCTGCATTCGTACCGATCACAGAAGAATGCCCAAAAGGACAGTGCACAAATCCATATGGATGGTCAAAATCAATGCTGGAACAGATTTTAACAGATCTTCATACAGCAGATTCAGAATGGAACGTAGTATTACTTCGTTACTTCAATCCAGTTGGAGCACATAAGAGCGGAACAATCGGAGAGAATCCAAAAGGAATCCCAAACAACTTAATGCCATACATCACACAGGTAGCGGTTGGCAAATTGGAATGCCTTGGAGTGTTCGGTGATGATTATGATACACCGGATGGAACAGGGGTACGTGATTACATCCACGTAGTAGACCTTGCACTTGGACACGTAAAAGCTTTGAAGAAAATTGAAGAAAAAGCAGGAGTGAAAGTTTACAATCTTGGAACAGGAAACGGATACTCTGTACTTGATATGGTAAAAGCATTCGGAAAAGCATGCGGAAAAGAGATTCCATATCAGATCAAGGCGAGAAGACCTGGCGATATTGCATCATGTTATGCAGACCCAACAAAAGCGAAAGAAGAACTTGGCTGGGTAGCAGAAAGAGGACTTGATGAGATGTGCGAGGATTCTTGGAGATGGCAGTCAAATAATCCAGAAGGATATGCTGAATAAAATGTGAGACACCACGCGGTTTGAACCGACCCCCAAAAGTCTAACTTTTGGGGGTCACCTCAGTTGCGTGGTGTTTTATATTCTATGCAAGGAAGCTGCATCCTGTGTAATAAAAGATGCTTTGCAAGGAGCGCTTTAAAAGTTCTTGCAAGCCAGAGAGTTCAATGATATGATGAAAAAAAGCATTATATTTTCTATTTATTCTAACCGGAATCTAGTACATTTCATATAGCGGATTTTAGAAAAATCCGTCCTTTCAGAAAATTCATGCTTTCAATTCACAAATTTTACAAGCAGGAGTTTTCGAGGAAGGAAATCTCCTGAACAATTTCATAAGAGGAGGTTTTATACGGAAACGTCGGCGACAGACCGATGGTTGCCTACCACTATATTGAGGGTTATCAGCCACAGGCTTACAACCTGACAAAGACCTTGAGCAAGAATGAAGCAGAAAATGTATTTACATTCGTATATAGCCGGTTCCGGAGGATACGGTGACAACTGAGACAGAAGTGATCACAAGACCGGACGGAACGACAGGAACCGCAGGCGGCAATGCCGGACAAAATGTGGGAACAACAACCGGTGGAAATACAGCAAACGGAGACGCGCAGGGCACAACAGAAGTTCCGGACGAGGATGTTCCACAAAATGTAGTAGATTTGGACGATGAAGATGTGCCTTTGGACAACAAAGATCTGGATCGTCCGGGAAGCACAACAAACCGTATTCCAATCTATGCAACAATCGCAGTGGCAGCAGCAACTGCATTGGCGGCAGCCGGATTTGTATATGTGGAACGATTTAAAAAGAAATAAGACATTCTAAAGGGAGAGACCAGATGAAAAAACCAATTGCAGCGACGGTGTGCAGTGTCGTGGGAACAATTCTTCTGGCGCTTGTCATTGTCGTATGTATTCCGCTGACAGTTCCGCGGATTGCGGGGTATCAGATCTACACAGTGATCAGTGGAAGTATGGAGCCGGCAATTCCGACAGGCAGCCTTGTATATGTAAGAAATACGGCTCCGTCCGGAATCGAAAAAGGTGATGTGATTGCATTTTACGGCTCTTTAGAGAATGGTTCAATCATCACGCACCGTGTTGTGTCAAACAACAGTGTATCCGGTGAGTTTGTCACCAAAGGGGATGCGAATGCAAAAGAGGATATGGAGCCGGTAAGCTATGAGAACTTCCTTGGGAAAGTCACTTTGAGTGTGCCGGTGCTTGGCGGAATACTGGCGGCGGTTGTTACTGTTCCGGGAAAAATCGCAGCGGGGAGTATGATTTTGCTGGCGCTGGTGTTACATGTGATTGCCGGGAAACTGAAAGGGAGTTCAAAGGAGCAATAAGATTCAAAACAGGTGAAAATGCTTTGATAAAGAGTATTTTTACCTGTTTTTTTGGTGTATATTTATGCGGTGTGGCAGTAGGAGATAGATAGTGACTCATACAGTGGTTTAAAAAGTGAATAAAAATTGTATAAAATTTTCTGGGAAAACAGTCGACAAAAGTAGAAAAATGTCGTAACATTAAAGAAGCGTATAATATCATACTAGGTAAGATAAGGCATTTTAATAAGATGTGACAAAATAAAACAGTTGGAGGATGGTTAGATGAGAGAAGTTTTGGGAAACTTTCAGTGGCGTGTCAGAGCATTTGTTTTGTTATTGCTTGACATTATTGCGATGGGGGTCGCATCGTTCCTTGCACTTTGGGTACAGAGTGAGTTCGTATTTTCAGATATCGGAACAGATGTACTACGGTCTGTATATGAGTATATGCCGTTCAATGTTGTGATTACAGTGGTGATATTTGCACTGTTCCACCTGTATACAAGTCTTTGGAAGTATGCAAGTGTCAATGAGTTGGTGAATGCCGGGCTGGCAGTATTGACAGCCGGAATTTTGAACTGGATTGTTATGTGGATTGCAGGTGTGGGCGCACCAAAGAGCTATCCGATTTTATATATTACATTTTTAGAAATTTTAGTTGTCGTGATTCGTTTTTGGTATCGATTTGTGCGTTATATGCGCAATGAATTCCACGCGCGCGGCAAGAAAGAGAAGATTGCCAATGTTATGGTAATAGGAGCCGGAGATGCCGGAGCTGCCATTGTAAAAGAGATTGGTCTGAGTAAGAATGTCACAAGAAGAGCATGCTGTATGATTGATGACAATCCTGAAAAGCAAGGGAAATACGTTCAGGGATGCCCGGTTGTCGGCGGACGTGATAAGATTGAAAAAGCAGTAGAGCGTTTCCATATAGACAAGATTATCATCGCGATCCCGAACGCTTCTAAGC encodes the following:
- a CDS encoding phosphotransferase enzyme family protein, yielding MGRISDRQIDEAIANFRFEGTLIEQRPYGNGHINDTFLLTFDIGEMGRLRVILQCMNKSIFTKPVELMENVLGVTSYLRKKIIENGGDPERETLNVIRTVANRPYFVDSQGDYWRAYKFIEGATSYDQVETPEDFYQSAVSFGNFQRLLADYPAETLHETIVGFHDTKARFATFKKAVEEDVCGRAASVQKEIDFVLAHEDVANVFGDMLANGELPLRVTHNDTKLNNIMIDDKTGKGICVIDLDTVMPGLAMNDFGDSIRFGASTAAEDEQDLSKVSCDMELFDVYAKGFIEGCGGKLTQKEIEMMPMGAKVMTFECGMRFLTDHLQGDTYFKIHRENHNLDRCRTQFKLVEDMEAKWDTMQEIIKKYNS
- a CDS encoding nucleotidyltransferase family protein — translated: MKKPVLVIMAAGMGSRYGGLKQIDPVDEQGHIIMDFSIYDAKKAGFEKVVFIIKKENEADFKEAVGKRMEEVMEVSYVFQDLHNLPEGYEVPEGRVKPWGTAHAVFSCIDEIDGPFAVINADDYYGRDAFQKIYDYLSTHEDDDKFRYTMVGYQLENTLTENGHVARGVCTMNEAGELVSVVERTRIEKKGDGAAYTEDEGETWTELPKGSIVSMNMWGFTASILQEIKNGFTAFLDEGLKTNPLKCEYFLPTVVSNLLAEDRATVAVLTSADKWYGVTYKEDKPVVVNAIKNMKESGLYPENLWGEK
- a CDS encoding signal peptidase I translates to MKKPIAATVCSVVGTILLALVIVVCIPLTVPRIAGYQIYTVISGSMEPAIPTGSLVYVRNTAPSGIEKGDVIAFYGSLENGSIITHRVVSNNSVSGEFVTKGDANAKEDMEPVSYENFLGKVTLSVPVLGGILAAVVTVPGKIAAGSMILLALVLHVIAGKLKGSSKEQ
- a CDS encoding DUF6903 family protein; the encoded protein is MNNAVRNIIMIIVFVVCLALIIIGQRNISVSGLVMELVGLVGLLTLLFVYNHRYK
- the galE gene encoding UDP-glucose 4-epimerase GalE, with the translated sequence MTILVTGGAGYIGSHTCIELISAGYDVVVVDNLCNSCKEALDRVEKIVGKTIKFYEADIRDAEAMKNIFEKEDIDAVIHFAGLKSVGESVAKPLEYYDNNIAGTLVLCDAMRNAGVKNIIFSSSATVYGDPAFVPITEECPKGQCTNPYGWSKSMLEQILTDLHTADSEWNVVLLRYFNPVGAHKSGTIGENPKGIPNNLMPYITQVAVGKLECLGVFGDDYDTPDGTGVRDYIHVVDLALGHVKALKKIEEKAGVKVYNLGTGNGYSVLDMVKAFGKACGKEIPYQIKARRPGDIASCYADPTKAKEELGWVAERGLDEMCEDSWRWQSNNPEGYAE
- a CDS encoding arylsulfatase, which translates into the protein MTQPNILLLMCDQFRGDCLSYSGHPDVKTPYLDSLAAQGVSFDNAYSSCPSCIPARVALFTGKSQEGHGRVGYEDGIDWNYEHMMAEEFSSNGYQTECIGKMHVHPARKHCGFQGLKLHDGYLGHYRSQNIPHHQHQEVTDDYLYYLKDKLGQHADITSTGPECNSWIVHPWIYDEKLHPTNWTADESIRFLQTRDRTRPFFLMTSFVRPHQPFDPPQTYFDLYRDKELRAPAQGDWVDPTLTEKYGFIKDSIFGCNDSESRRLAMAGYYACITHVDHQIGRILTALAETGDYNNTIVLFLADHGELLFDNNFYRKALPYEGSTHIPLLVHVGKNVQNITPFRSDTLTELRDIMPTILDFAGIPIPDSVDGFSLAPEILGEEKNEREFLHGEHSFHSSLSSQFIVTKTDKYIWYSEKNEEQYFNLEKDPREEHNAINDTKYQERIAYLRSVLIQELKDREEGYSDGASLKTGCTPLNSLSHILK
- a CDS encoding carbohydrate ABC transporter permease is translated as MNRKSAERKFIFICLAPAVILVSLFIFIPTVNVFRMSLYRMGGITNKQTFIGFENFKTLMGDKNFLQAMQNSILIIVLVTICTIVLAILFATLLQRGNFKGNNFFRIIFYIPNILSIVVIAGIFGAIYNPTTGLLNTFLRAIGLDALARNWMSESNIVIYSVIFALVWQAIGYYMVMYMASMAAIPPDYYEAASLDGATELQMFSKITFPLIWSNIRTTLTFYIISTINLSFLFVQIMSDGGPNGKTEVFLNYMYKQAYGNGAYGYGMAIGVVVFIFSFVLSGIVNKITDREVYEF
- a CDS encoding AraC family transcriptional regulator; translated protein: MSNRRYGLEETELEKLNIRLLYITQARYDTDWHSIAHTHHFTELFYVVQGSGYFLVEDKKFPVKEDDLVIINPNVSHTELGSKGRPLEYIALGINGLKFKDGNLDTTYDYSLHNFHEYKEEFSFYLKTLLREIQNKGEYFETVCQNLLEALVLTLVRRTKKQLSFTPTKKITKECRFVEQYIDEHFMEDITLQTLSDLTYLNKYYLVHAFKNYKGVSPINYLINRRLVEAKHLLATTNYPISKIAASIGFSSQSYFSQVFRKETGMSPNAYRQNEELQKDTGQS
- a CDS encoding carbohydrate ABC transporter substrate-binding protein, giving the protein MKMKKVVAMLLSVAMVASMAVGCGSKDDSKDANEDGKKVLKFAAFEGGNGTEIWENIEKAFEESHEDVDVQLELSSELDKDLTKDFQNGDIPDVVYYNLGQKSGFTETMLKEHAIADISDVFDDELKSKLVGGITENAAAQPYGDGKVYLAPIIYTPTGLWYNKDMFGEGKYTLPTTWDEFFALGEQAKEDGIALFTYPQPGYFDATMYQMLAQAGGMEFYNKAVNYDANTWTSAEGKQVIDTIAKLASPEYLWSDTVANANADGGFKINQQAVIDNKALFMPNGNWVIGEMANSTPEGFNWGMMAPPKFTADQENYIYTFTEQMWVPAEAPNMELAKEFIKFMYSDEVVDLMLANKVENKETGEKVATPIVSPVLGASDKLEDGVVKDTYTLASSEGYNAVAGTWATTKAIDGFDMKGTVYGAIDALNTGDLTADAYQQQLIDAWTKCLENLQ
- a CDS encoding carbohydrate ABC transporter permease — protein: MKKKPGKIISKILIYVALFALAVSIIVPVAWVFMASLKKNAEFIGGDVNPWALPKTFHYQNFITAFQDANMGTFFLNSVIVTAIALLLLLVLALPASYVLARFNFKGRKFLNGAFMAGLFVNINYIVVPIFLMLSSANRALGVEFFLNNRFILAVIYATSALPFTIYLLSGYFKTLPKGFEEAAYIDGCGHFKTMTKIMIPMAKPSIITVILFNFLSFWNEYIIAYTLMDGNDTLAMGLKNLMAVERTATNYGIMYAGLVIVMLPTLILYICVQKRLTEGMTLGGLKG